One part of the Leucobacter triazinivorans genome encodes these proteins:
- a CDS encoding HtaA domain-containing protein has product MARRMRGAVAAVSVLGAALLAAPTAATATSSAAPTSVPFAAEAAGECVVESAQLNWGIKESFRSYISGSIANGDWTTSDDMRYETPSFIWTESEGAIAPDLSGGSILFTGAVQFTGHDGALEFDLADPGIEFEDERTAYLLVRIGATDAAAEGGTVESELVRAAKIDLAGVTEASGARLDIDGAVPVLTSEGAAAFNGEYGSYVSGDELDPIVLTATVGGCSLSPSAPTAEGTPTEEQPAAEEAAPISAPEQSIPWLPIGIGAVALLVIGVTGGMLIAGRGRTRGAADPENADTPSE; this is encoded by the coding sequence ATGGCGCGACGCATGCGCGGCGCCGTCGCTGCAGTCTCCGTGCTCGGGGCCGCGCTTCTCGCGGCCCCGACCGCGGCGACCGCGACCTCTAGCGCGGCGCCGACCTCCGTTCCGTTCGCGGCCGAGGCCGCCGGTGAGTGCGTCGTCGAGTCCGCTCAGTTGAACTGGGGCATCAAGGAGAGCTTCCGCTCCTACATCAGCGGGAGCATCGCGAACGGCGATTGGACCACGAGCGACGACATGCGCTATGAGACGCCGTCGTTCATCTGGACCGAGAGCGAGGGCGCCATCGCCCCGGATCTCAGCGGGGGGAGCATCCTCTTCACGGGCGCGGTGCAGTTCACCGGGCACGACGGTGCGCTCGAGTTCGATCTCGCCGACCCCGGCATCGAATTCGAGGACGAGCGCACCGCGTATCTGCTGGTGCGGATCGGCGCGACCGATGCGGCCGCGGAGGGCGGCACCGTGGAGAGCGAGCTCGTTCGGGCGGCGAAGATCGATCTCGCGGGCGTCACGGAGGCGAGTGGCGCTCGGCTCGACATCGACGGGGCGGTGCCGGTGCTCACATCCGAGGGCGCGGCCGCGTTCAACGGAGAGTACGGCAGCTATGTCTCTGGCGACGAACTCGATCCGATCGTGCTGACCGCGACGGTCGGCGGATGCTCGCTGAGCCCCTCTGCGCCGACGGCCGAAGGGACGCCCACCGAGGAGCAGCCCGCCGCCGAGGAGGCCGCTCCGATCTCCGCACCCGAGCAGAGCATCCCCTGGCTGCCGATCGGGATCGGCGCGGTGGCGCTGCTCGTGATCGGAGTCACCGGCGGCATGCTCATCGCGGGACGTGGCCGCACGCGCGGCGCAGCGGATCCCGAGAACGCGGACACCCCGTCCGAGTAG
- a CDS encoding heme ABC transporter ATP-binding protein — protein sequence MAARHFVLPERATPGTVVCSADSVVVERGGRALLDAVSLDVRAGEVLALLGPNGAGKSTLLNLLSGDTVPDRGEVFFGGRRIAEWSLSELSRRRSVLLQDNQLLFPFTVHQVVEMGRAPWRRTPLEDDDNEAIAESIRAADVAHLGNRRVPSLSGGERARAAFARVLAGRTGVLMLDEPTAALDLGHQEAVLGIARDRARAGDAVIVVLHDLNLAGAFADRIALLQDGRIVACDAPDRVLTADIVSEVYRTPVEVIPHPVTGAGIVLPRRG from the coding sequence ATGGCCGCCCGGCACTTCGTGCTGCCCGAGCGGGCCACCCCGGGCACCGTCGTCTGCAGCGCCGATTCGGTCGTCGTCGAGCGCGGCGGCCGCGCGCTGCTCGACGCGGTCTCGCTCGACGTGCGCGCGGGAGAGGTGCTCGCGCTGCTCGGCCCGAACGGTGCCGGCAAGTCGACCCTGCTGAACCTGCTCTCCGGAGACACGGTTCCGGATCGCGGCGAAGTCTTCTTCGGCGGTCGACGCATCGCGGAGTGGTCGCTGTCGGAGCTGTCGCGGCGGCGCAGCGTTCTGCTGCAGGACAATCAGCTGCTCTTCCCGTTCACCGTGCACCAGGTGGTCGAGATGGGGCGCGCGCCCTGGCGGCGCACCCCGCTCGAGGACGACGACAACGAGGCCATTGCCGAATCGATCCGCGCGGCCGATGTCGCCCACCTCGGCAACCGGCGCGTGCCGTCGCTCTCGGGCGGCGAGCGGGCCCGAGCGGCATTCGCCCGCGTACTGGCGGGCCGCACCGGCGTGCTGATGCTCGACGAGCCCACGGCGGCTCTGGATCTGGGGCATCAGGAGGCGGTGCTCGGCATCGCCCGGGATCGAGCCCGCGCCGGCGACGCCGTGATCGTCGTGCTCCACGATCTCAACCTCGCCGGGGCGTTCGCGGACCGCATCGCGCTGCTGCAAGACGGACGGATCGTCGCCTGCGACGCGCCGGATCGGGTGCTCACCGCAGACATCGTGAGCGAGGTCTACCGGACCCCGGTCGAAGTGATCCCGCACCCGGTGACCGGGGCGGGAATCGTGCTGCCGCGCCGCGGCTGA
- a CDS encoding FecCD family ABC transporter permease: protein MTAPPPTTVSRHSAAKTVLFTALTISLVASVVVSAGTGQLAIPPQEVLGSLLHRVGIDWLPMPTHPTGDATLWAIRFPRVAMAALVGAGLAVAGLLMQAIFGNPLAEPGVIGVSSGAAVGAGLAIVFGLTLFGEWTTAVLAFAAGLSATLLVYGMSRAEGRTEVVTLVLTGIAVNAIAGAAIALLTFLGDTQSREQIVFWQLGSLAGSRWSQVLIVAPVVAVGLCAAYLAARKLDLLSLGERNARHLGVNVEVLRITMIFVVALLTGAAVAFAGIIAFVGLVIPHLMRMMLGPAHLPLVTASALGGALLLTLADLAARTMVPNADMPIGMLTALVGGPFFFWLLRRTRKRSGGWG, encoded by the coding sequence ATGACCGCTCCCCCACCCACGACCGTCTCCCGTCATTCGGCGGCGAAGACCGTGCTCTTCACCGCGCTCACGATCTCGCTCGTCGCCTCCGTCGTCGTGTCGGCCGGCACCGGGCAGCTGGCGATCCCGCCTCAAGAGGTGCTCGGATCGCTGCTGCACCGGGTGGGGATCGACTGGCTGCCGATGCCGACGCATCCGACCGGGGATGCCACGCTGTGGGCGATCCGCTTCCCCCGAGTGGCGATGGCAGCGCTCGTCGGGGCCGGCCTTGCGGTCGCGGGCCTGCTCATGCAGGCCATCTTCGGCAACCCCCTCGCCGAGCCCGGTGTGATCGGTGTGTCCTCGGGCGCCGCCGTCGGCGCAGGCCTCGCGATCGTCTTCGGGCTCACCCTCTTCGGCGAGTGGACGACCGCCGTGCTCGCCTTCGCCGCAGGGCTGAGCGCCACGCTGCTCGTCTACGGCATGAGTCGCGCCGAGGGCCGCACCGAGGTGGTGACGCTCGTGCTCACCGGCATCGCGGTCAACGCCATCGCAGGGGCCGCCATCGCCCTCCTCACCTTCCTCGGGGATACCCAGTCGCGCGAGCAGATCGTGTTCTGGCAGCTCGGCAGTCTGGCGGGCAGCCGATGGTCGCAAGTGCTCATCGTGGCGCCGGTCGTCGCCGTCGGGCTGTGCGCCGCCTATCTCGCTGCGCGCAAGCTCGATCTGCTCTCGCTGGGCGAGCGCAACGCCCGCCACCTGGGGGTCAATGTCGAGGTGCTGCGCATCACGATGATCTTCGTCGTGGCGCTGCTCACCGGCGCCGCCGTCGCGTTCGCGGGCATCATCGCGTTCGTCGGTCTCGTGATCCCGCATCTCATGCGCATGATGCTCGGACCCGCGCACCTGCCCCTCGTGACCGCCTCGGCGCTCGGCGGCGCACTGCTGCTCACCCTCGCCGACCTCGCCGCGCGCACGATGGTGCCCAACGCAGACATGCCGATCGGCATGCTCACCGCACTGGTGGGCGGACCGTTCTTCTTCTGGCTGCTGCGACGCACCCGCAAGCGCTCCGGGGGGTGGGGCTGA
- a CDS encoding heme/hemin ABC transporter substrate-binding protein, whose product MSLGRARRGVGLALLALVGMSLVGCQTAAESDERAAAAAIDLPPLSEVTPLEDPRAYEGPTTAVVGGPSIPPLAEAPRPELPVTVASRDRGAETDVVVSDVSRIVPLSLSGSIGELVHAFGLSGNIVGRDVSTAFPGSEEIPVVTRDGHSIDAEGVLALNPSVIITDGSIGPTDVVLQLRDAGIPVVTVDRAIDAETSYATVQQVADALGIGAAAPAVVDTMRQAIADTEAEVQQLLPEDESKLPRVAFLYTRGTAGIFYLFGEGSGVDSLIRSIGAIDVAEEIGWVGEKPMTEEALIGMDPDIILVMTKGLESAGGVDGLLAAQPSIALTAAGEHRRIIDVDDTVLFAGGTRIPDVIDGLARAVYAPESLR is encoded by the coding sequence GTGTCACTGGGACGCGCACGCAGGGGAGTGGGCCTGGCGCTCCTGGCGCTCGTGGGGATGAGCCTGGTGGGGTGCCAGACGGCCGCCGAGTCCGACGAGCGCGCGGCCGCCGCAGCGATCGACCTGCCCCCGCTGAGCGAAGTGACGCCGCTCGAGGATCCGCGTGCCTACGAGGGCCCGACCACCGCCGTCGTCGGCGGCCCGAGCATCCCTCCGCTCGCCGAGGCGCCGCGGCCCGAGCTGCCGGTGACGGTCGCGTCGCGGGATCGGGGCGCAGAGACCGACGTGGTCGTCTCCGACGTATCCCGCATCGTGCCGCTGTCGCTCAGCGGCTCGATCGGCGAGCTGGTGCACGCCTTCGGCCTCTCCGGCAACATCGTCGGCCGCGACGTCTCCACCGCGTTCCCGGGATCGGAGGAGATCCCGGTGGTTACCCGGGACGGGCACTCCATCGATGCGGAGGGCGTCCTCGCGCTCAACCCCTCGGTGATCATCACCGACGGCAGCATCGGTCCCACCGACGTGGTGCTGCAGCTGCGCGACGCCGGGATCCCGGTCGTCACCGTCGATCGCGCGATCGACGCCGAGACCAGTTACGCGACCGTGCAGCAGGTCGCCGACGCGCTCGGCATCGGGGCCGCGGCCCCGGCGGTCGTCGACACGATGCGGCAGGCCATCGCCGACACCGAGGCCGAGGTGCAGCAGCTGCTCCCGGAGGACGAGTCGAAGCTGCCTCGCGTCGCGTTCCTGTACACGCGCGGCACCGCAGGCATCTTCTATCTCTTCGGCGAGGGCAGCGGTGTCGACAGCCTGATCCGGTCCATCGGCGCGATCGACGTCGCCGAGGAGATCGGCTGGGTCGGCGAGAAGCCGATGACCGAGGAAGCGCTGATCGGCATGGATCCGGACATCATCCTCGTGATGACGAAGGGGCTCGAGAGCGCCGGGGGCGTCGACGGGCTGCTCGCCGCGCAGCCGAGCATCGCCCTGACGGCGGCCGGCGAGCACCGGCGCATCATCGACGTGGACGACACGGTGCTCTTCGCCGGTGGCACCCGCATCCCCGACGTGATCGACGGTCTCGCCCGCGCGGTGTATGCGCCCGAGTCGCTCCGGTGA
- a CDS encoding LytR C-terminal domain-containing protein: MGQTAVRTAERLDSRQAHPRDRFDEVPRSGRVGAHRFTARPRYVWQYVVAALLGFALLTTFGILAVHSIGAAGKLPTSSPSEGAATSDAPQPELNPDATVAVLNGTPTPNLATAVDQLITSEEWGQIRFSGSAAESDVAISAVFYSDEADAAAAAGLAAKLGGISTYITEDYAAYEVQLVVLIGADYQGPGLEEAQAITDAAAEAPSTDDTDAAAPAIDPATGYEIDPATGWPIDPASGWPIDPATGAPVDPATLPAS, translated from the coding sequence GTGGGGCAGACCGCAGTGCGCACCGCCGAGCGCCTCGACAGCCGCCAGGCCCACCCGCGGGACCGCTTCGACGAGGTGCCGCGCAGCGGTCGGGTCGGTGCGCACCGCTTCACTGCCCGCCCGCGCTACGTCTGGCAGTACGTGGTCGCCGCGCTGCTCGGCTTCGCGCTGCTGACGACCTTCGGGATCCTCGCCGTGCACAGCATTGGCGCGGCCGGAAAGCTCCCGACGAGCAGCCCGTCGGAGGGGGCTGCGACATCTGACGCGCCGCAGCCCGAACTGAACCCGGACGCCACGGTCGCTGTGCTGAACGGCACCCCGACCCCCAACCTCGCCACAGCCGTCGACCAGCTCATCACGAGCGAGGAATGGGGGCAGATCCGTTTCTCGGGCAGCGCTGCGGAGTCCGACGTGGCGATCTCGGCCGTGTTCTACTCCGACGAGGCGGACGCGGCGGCGGCGGCGGGCCTTGCGGCGAAGCTGGGCGGGATCTCCACCTACATCACCGAGGACTACGCGGCCTACGAGGTGCAGCTCGTCGTGCTGATCGGCGCCGACTATCAGGGGCCCGGGCTCGAAGAGGCCCAAGCGATCACCGATGCGGCGGCTGAAGCGCCGTCGACCGACGACACGGACGCTGCGGCTCCGGCCATCGATCCCGCCACCGGGTACGAGATCGATCCGGCCACGGGGTGGCCCATCGACCCCGCGAGCGGATGGCCGATCGACCCCGCGACGGGGGCGCCCGTGGATCCCGCAACGCTGCCGGCGTCCTGA
- the groL gene encoding chaperonin GroEL (60 kDa chaperone family; promotes refolding of misfolded polypeptides especially under stressful conditions; forms two stacked rings of heptamers to form a barrel-shaped 14mer; ends can be capped by GroES; misfolded proteins enter the barrel where they are refolded when GroES binds): MAKIIAFDEEARRGLERGLNILADTVKVTLGPRGRNVVLEKKWGAPTITNDGVSIAKEIELDDPYEKIGAELVKEVAKKTDDVAGDGTTTATVLAQALVSEGLRNVTAGADPIAIKKGIEKAVAAVSDQLLKNAKEIETTDEIAATASISAADEQIGQLIAEAIDKVGKEGVVTVEESNTFGTELELTEGMRFDKGYLSAYFVTDADRQEAVFEDPYILIVNSKVSNIKDLLPVVDPVIQSGKQLLIIAEDVEGEALATLVLNKIRGIFKSAAVKAPGFGDRRKAMLQDIAILTGGTVISEEVGLKLENATLDMLGTARKVIITKDETTIVQGGGEEEQIQGRVAQIRREIDTTDSDYDREKLQERLAKLAGGVAVIKAGAATEVELKERKHRIEDAVRNAKAAVEEGVLPGGGVALIQAGKDVFEGLGLAGDEAVGAKIVRAAIEAPLRQIAQNAGLEPGVVADRVANLPLGHGLNAATGEYGDLAAQGILDPAKVTRSALQNAASIAGLFLTTEAVVADKPEPAAAAPAGDPTGGMDF; encoded by the coding sequence ATGGCAAAGATCATTGCGTTTGATGAGGAAGCGCGTCGCGGGCTCGAGCGGGGCCTCAACATCCTCGCCGACACCGTCAAGGTGACGCTCGGCCCGCGCGGCCGCAACGTCGTTCTGGAGAAGAAGTGGGGCGCGCCCACCATCACCAACGACGGCGTGTCCATCGCCAAGGAGATCGAGCTCGACGATCCCTACGAGAAGATCGGTGCGGAGCTCGTCAAGGAGGTCGCCAAGAAGACCGACGACGTCGCGGGCGACGGCACCACCACCGCCACCGTGCTCGCGCAGGCGCTCGTGAGCGAGGGCCTCCGCAATGTCACCGCCGGCGCCGACCCGATCGCCATCAAGAAGGGCATCGAGAAGGCCGTCGCCGCCGTCTCGGATCAGCTCCTCAAGAACGCCAAGGAGATCGAGACCACCGACGAGATCGCGGCGACCGCCTCGATCTCTGCCGCTGACGAGCAGATTGGTCAGCTCATCGCCGAGGCCATCGACAAGGTCGGCAAGGAGGGCGTGGTCACGGTCGAGGAGTCGAACACCTTCGGCACCGAGCTCGAGCTGACCGAGGGCATGCGCTTCGACAAGGGCTACCTCTCGGCCTACTTCGTCACCGACGCCGATCGCCAGGAGGCGGTCTTCGAGGATCCCTACATCCTCATCGTCAACAGCAAGGTCTCCAACATCAAGGATCTGCTCCCGGTCGTCGACCCGGTCATCCAGTCGGGCAAGCAGCTCCTCATCATCGCCGAGGACGTCGAGGGCGAGGCGCTCGCCACCCTCGTGCTCAACAAGATCCGCGGCATCTTCAAGTCGGCTGCGGTCAAGGCGCCGGGCTTCGGCGACCGTCGCAAGGCCATGCTGCAGGACATCGCGATCCTCACCGGCGGCACCGTGATCAGCGAGGAGGTCGGTCTCAAGCTCGAGAACGCGACCCTCGACATGCTCGGCACCGCGCGCAAGGTCATCATCACCAAGGACGAGACCACCATCGTCCAGGGCGGTGGCGAGGAGGAGCAGATCCAGGGCCGCGTGGCTCAGATCCGCCGCGAGATCGACACCACCGACAGCGACTACGACCGCGAGAAGCTGCAGGAGCGCCTCGCGAAGCTCGCCGGCGGCGTCGCCGTCATCAAGGCGGGCGCCGCGACCGAGGTCGAGCTCAAGGAGCGCAAGCACCGCATCGAGGACGCCGTGCGCAACGCGAAGGCGGCCGTCGAAGAGGGCGTGCTGCCCGGCGGCGGCGTCGCGCTCATCCAGGCTGGCAAGGACGTCTTCGAGGGCCTCGGCCTCGCGGGCGACGAGGCTGTCGGCGCGAAGATCGTGCGTGCCGCGATCGAGGCCCCGCTGCGCCAGATCGCGCAGAACGCCGGCCTCGAGCCGGGCGTGGTCGCGGATCGCGTCGCCAACCTGCCCCTGGGTCACGGCCTCAACGCCGCGACCGGCGAGTACGGCGATCTCGCCGCTCAGGGCATCCTCGATCCGGCGAAGGTGACCCGCTCGGCGCTGCAGAACGCCGCGTCGATCGCCGGTCTCTTCCTCACGACCGAGGCCGTCGTCGCCGACAAGCCCGAGCCCGCTGCCGCGGCTCCGGCCGGCGATCCCACCGGTGGCATGGACTTCTAA
- a CDS encoding endonuclease domain-containing protein — MSLQSELKAVGGVMRSAELIARGYTAHALKQACAAGAVSRPARGWIGLPSLDSELRYAVQHGVILTCVSLARRHRLWVRRDSGCHFAVRSRHAHVRVEQHKLHWGRAVRRREPWAVLDSIENALNYVATCESPEDALATWESALKAGLVTREALARYPLSGVARELLEQCTPFSGSGLESYVKRRVASLGLTIVAQAWVLGHRVDFLIEGWLVFEIDGSTHTGEQRDRDNRYDTLLEVNGYGRIRAGYRPVMFEWPRVQAGIMDLISQGQPRPWCRTSPQKRT; from the coding sequence ATGAGTCTGCAATCAGAGCTGAAAGCGGTAGGCGGGGTGATGCGCAGCGCCGAGCTGATCGCTCGGGGCTACACTGCGCACGCCTTGAAGCAAGCCTGCGCGGCGGGTGCCGTCAGCCGTCCGGCCCGGGGCTGGATCGGCTTGCCCTCCCTCGACTCCGAACTGCGCTATGCCGTGCAGCATGGCGTCATACTCACCTGCGTTTCCCTCGCGCGCCGCCACAGGCTGTGGGTGCGCAGGGACAGCGGGTGCCACTTCGCGGTGCGCTCCCGACACGCCCACGTGCGCGTCGAGCAGCACAAGTTGCACTGGGGGAGGGCTGTGCGACGTCGAGAACCTTGGGCGGTGCTCGACTCGATCGAGAACGCGCTGAACTACGTCGCCACCTGCGAGTCGCCCGAAGACGCGCTCGCGACGTGGGAGTCGGCGCTGAAAGCGGGGCTCGTGACGCGCGAGGCGCTCGCGCGGTATCCGCTGAGCGGCGTCGCCCGCGAGCTTCTCGAGCAGTGCACCCCGTTCTCCGGCTCCGGGCTCGAGAGCTACGTCAAACGCCGGGTCGCTTCGCTGGGGCTGACGATCGTGGCCCAGGCGTGGGTGCTCGGGCACCGGGTCGATTTCCTGATCGAAGGATGGCTGGTATTCGAGATCGACGGCAGCACGCACACGGGAGAGCAACGGGATCGGGACAACCGCTACGACACCCTGCTGGAGGTCAACGGTTACGGCAGGATACGCGCGGGGTATCGGCCGGTGATGTTCGAGTGGCCGCGGGTGCAGGCCGGGATCATGGACCTGATCTCGCAAGGACAGCCGCGCCCGTGGTGCAGGACATCACCCCAGAAACGGACGTAA
- a CDS encoding sensor histidine kinase, with the protein MSRFADRWTDVSLRAKITGVTVFILFLGLIVAGVGTMALLRPTLINNQTTELAQLRSDPTPALANGADLRGLTREDVLFANREYYVAMLDAQGELLYDNTGYADAETEGNPSIDRPQLPQTPLSLDAVAEKRDRIVDLEGEGGTGWRAIVSPIYVNGQPNGTLLIASSTTLITQAVANYVVIFTAFGIAVILLGAALTRLLVTATMLPLAEVEKTALEISRGDYSKRIMVTSPHTEVGHLGESLNVMLDRLDGSLEDRARTIERMRRFIGDASHELRTPLVSVRGYAELYRMGALQDEEQVGQAMERIEKESIRMTSLVEDLLALARLDERRPLELAPLPLNRLAHDAALDARAQAPDREVSVVEAPGAPEVIGDEHKVRQLMTNLIGNAMRHTPEGSPIEIVVSVPTGPFDASSSPSSPGSPGSPASPGSPGSPAGPAAPGASGGSGTGSAGGTGSAGPAAAGPGSAGPGSAGPGSAGPGSAGPGSAEPGSAAVPVARFEIVDHGDGIPEQIREKIFGRFWRADTSRNRETGGSGLGLAIVKSIVDAHGGRVSVHETPGGGATFRVDLPSAPPSEDTIPVQRLIV; encoded by the coding sequence GTGTCCCGCTTCGCCGACCGCTGGACAGATGTCTCGCTGCGCGCGAAGATCACGGGGGTCACGGTATTCATCCTGTTCCTCGGCCTGATCGTGGCGGGCGTCGGCACAATGGCCCTGCTGCGGCCGACGCTCATCAACAATCAGACGACCGAGCTCGCCCAGCTGCGCAGCGACCCCACTCCGGCGCTGGCGAACGGCGCCGACCTGCGGGGTCTCACGCGCGAAGACGTGCTCTTCGCCAATCGCGAGTACTACGTGGCGATGCTGGATGCGCAGGGCGAGCTGCTGTACGACAACACCGGCTACGCCGACGCGGAGACCGAGGGAAATCCGAGCATCGACCGCCCCCAGCTGCCGCAGACGCCACTGTCGCTCGACGCGGTGGCCGAGAAGCGGGACCGCATCGTCGATCTGGAGGGCGAGGGCGGCACGGGCTGGCGCGCCATCGTCTCCCCCATCTACGTGAACGGGCAACCCAACGGCACCCTGCTGATCGCCAGTTCGACGACCCTCATCACCCAGGCCGTTGCCAATTACGTGGTCATCTTCACCGCGTTCGGGATCGCGGTGATCCTGCTCGGCGCCGCGCTCACTCGCCTGCTCGTCACCGCCACCATGCTGCCCCTCGCGGAGGTGGAGAAGACGGCGCTCGAGATCTCGCGCGGCGACTACTCGAAACGCATCATGGTCACGAGCCCGCACACCGAGGTGGGCCACCTGGGCGAGTCGCTCAACGTGATGCTCGACCGCCTCGACGGCTCGCTCGAGGATCGAGCCCGCACCATCGAGCGCATGCGCCGCTTCATCGGCGATGCCAGCCACGAGCTGCGCACGCCGCTGGTGTCGGTGCGGGGCTATGCCGAGCTGTACCGCATGGGCGCCCTGCAGGACGAGGAGCAGGTGGGGCAGGCGATGGAGCGCATCGAGAAGGAGTCGATCCGCATGACCTCGCTGGTCGAGGATCTCCTCGCCCTCGCCCGACTCGACGAACGCAGGCCCCTCGAGCTCGCTCCGCTGCCGCTCAACCGCCTGGCGCACGATGCCGCGCTCGACGCCCGGGCGCAGGCTCCGGATCGCGAGGTCTCGGTGGTCGAAGCGCCCGGCGCGCCCGAGGTGATCGGCGACGAGCACAAGGTGCGGCAGCTGATGACGAACCTCATCGGCAATGCGATGCGGCACACTCCGGAAGGCAGCCCGATCGAGATCGTGGTCTCGGTGCCGACCGGTCCGTTCGATGCGTCGAGCTCTCCGAGCTCGCCGGGGTCGCCCGGTTCCCCTGCCTCGCCGGGATCGCCGGGATCTCCCGCGGGGCCCGCGGCACCCGGGGCTTCCGGGGGGAGCGGGACCGGATCGGCCGGGGGGACCGGGTCAGCGGGGCCCGCAGCCGCGGGGCCCGGGTCGGCGGGGCCCGGGTCGGCGGGGCCCGGGTCGGCGGGGCCCGGGTCGGCGGGGCCCGGGTCAGCGGAGCCCGGGTCGGCCGCGGTGCCTGTGGCGCGCTTCGAGATCGTCGACCACGGCGACGGGATCCCCGAGCAGATCCGAGAAAAGATCTTCGGCCGATTCTGGCGCGCCGATACATCCCGCAACCGCGAGACCGGCGGATCGGGCCTCGGCCTGGCCATCGTCAAATCGATCGTCGATGCCCACGGGGGGCGCGTCAGCGTGCACGAGACGCCCGGCGGAGGGGCCACGTTCCGCGTCGACCTGCCGAGCGCTCCACCGTCGGAAGACACGATCCCGGTGCAGCGGCTGATCGTCTGA
- a CDS encoding response regulator transcription factor, which translates to MTTQHKGPRILIVDDEPNIRELLSTSLRFAGFGVRAVANGAQTISAVLEEEPDLIILDVMLPDMNGFSVTKRLRSAGYTAPIIFLTAKDDTEDKVEGLTVGGDDYVTKPFSLDEIVARIKAVLRRTIQEDEESVLSIGPITMDQDTHEVTVDGATVELSPTEFKLLRYLMQNANRVLSKAQILDHVWEYDFNGDAGIVESYISYLRRKLDPLTEESLIQTKRGFGYMLKTETK; encoded by the coding sequence ATGACTACTCAGCACAAGGGACCCAGGATCCTCATCGTCGATGACGAGCCCAACATCCGCGAGCTGCTCAGCACCAGCCTGCGGTTCGCCGGGTTCGGCGTCCGTGCCGTCGCCAACGGCGCGCAGACCATCTCCGCCGTACTCGAGGAAGAGCCCGATCTCATCATCCTCGATGTCATGCTGCCGGACATGAACGGCTTCAGCGTGACCAAGCGCCTGCGCTCGGCCGGCTACACCGCCCCCATCATCTTCCTCACCGCGAAGGACGACACCGAGGACAAAGTGGAGGGCCTCACCGTCGGTGGCGACGACTACGTCACGAAACCGTTCAGCCTCGACGAGATCGTCGCGCGCATCAAGGCCGTGCTGCGCCGCACGATTCAGGAGGACGAGGAGTCCGTGCTCAGCATCGGGCCGATCACCATGGACCAGGACACGCACGAGGTGACGGTCGACGGCGCCACGGTGGAGCTTTCGCCCACCGAGTTCAAGCTGCTGCGATACCTCATGCAGAACGCGAATCGCGTGCTTTCGAAGGCGCAGATCCTCGATCACGTCTGGGAGTACGATTTCAACGGCGACGCCGGGATCGTCGAGTCGTACATCTCGTATCTGCGCCGCAAGCTCGACCCGCTCACCGAGGAGTCGCTGATCCAGACCAAGCGCGGCTTCGGGTACATGCTGAAGACCGAGACGAAGTAG